The Pseudomonas sp. MPC6 nucleotide sequence TTGGCTTCTCGGTTTGAACACCAAACAGGTCGTTAGCCCTACAATATTGCGGGCAGGGCTTTCGCTTCAGGCGCCTTACCCTCCTTGTATGATCGCAGGATCCGCGCCCAATGCCTCAAGGTAGGAGAATGTCATTGAAGTTGCTCACAACGCTTTGGAGCGTCATCAGCCCCGACCGTCGCCCCGAGTGGGAGAAAGCGCGTGAACGCGAGTTCATCCTGGCGGCAAACTCCTTGAAGACCCTCAAGGTGACACCGGAGGGTGGGATGTCCATCGATCCCGAAGAGCTCCGCGATCAGATAGTCGCCTCACGTGAGCAATTGAAGCATCTTGTCCACAAACCAAGAGCGCCTAGCCAGCCATTCAAGGCCGTGGCAGACCTCCAGGTGGAACAGGAAGCGGAATCCTGCGTTGCCGCTTCAGTGGATGCCTTGGACTGTATTGAGGTAGTGGCCTGGCGTCGTATGGCTTCTGGATCGTCTGTGCGCTACGTATGCTTACAGTCACTCAAGACTGGTAAGTGCGCTGTTGCCTCTGCCAGCCTGTTTACGGGTGACGCACACAACCTACCGCCTTGGGTCGACGCTAATACAGACAGGCAGGTTGCAGACGCGTTACGCAGGTCAAAGCTGCAGTGGTTCGGAACCGTGGGTGAAGCCATGGACAGCTGGGACAGCAACCTGTGACAAGCCCTGGAGATGGCGTGATGAGAGTGCGATTGATCAGGCATGCGGAAAGTGAGGCGAACGCCGGCTTGGCCACTACGAGTCCCCACACAATACCGCTCACTGAGTACGGTAATCTTCAAGCGTGGACACTTGCTGACAGCATCACCTCGCCTCCCGACCTCGTCGTCTCATCACCATTTGAACGTGCCTTCCACACAGCACAGCCTACCGCGTTGCGCTTCCCGGATGCCTCGGTGGAAATTTGGGCAGTGGAGGAGTTTACGTACCTGAGCCCAGGTAGGTTCCTCGGCACCACTCAGTCAGAGCGAAAGCCGATTGCCGAGGCTTATTGGCTTACAGCAGATAAGAAGGGTGTAGACGGCCCAGGAGCTGAGTCGTTTGCGCAGTTGCTTGATCGTGCGCAGAGCATGCTTGATCGACTTGCCTGCCTCGATGTTGAGCAGGCGTTTGTTTTTAGCCACGGGCAATTTATTCGCGCCGTAGCTTGGCTCATCAGGCATGGTGAAGCAGCAGGTGACCCTGAACGAATGC carries:
- a CDS encoding histidine phosphatase family protein, translating into MRVRLIRHAESEANAGLATTSPHTIPLTEYGNLQAWTLADSITSPPDLVVSSPFERAFHTAQPTALRFPDASVEIWAVEEFTYLSPGRFLGTTQSERKPIAEAYWLTADKKGVDGPGAESFAQLLDRAQSMLDRLACLDVEQAFVFSHGQFIRAVAWLIRHGEAAGDPERMREFRRLDTQEPLANCAGYDMALRDGRWFIDYQLSPDGKVRFIDQFCTDQSVGPLPLTPFTREIRDGMKHLKKLIT